CAACCGCTCCCATCGCGCGGCCGGTGCTCCGCGTGCGCTGATCCAGCAGAAGTTGGCGTGGATGGGCTGGCGGTCTCCACTCGCCCGCCAATGCCATCCCCAGCACCCGCTGCGCCGCAGGTGTCAGCTGCAGCTCGTCAGCGCACTCTCTCCCGAACTTCGCCACGAACGGAGTCGTAGTCGGGCGGCGCGAGGCTGGAAGTTTCGTGCCGTAGCGCTGAGTACCAGGCCACGGTCTCCGCGTAGGCGTTGCCACGCCCGACGGCACGAAGCGGCCTTCCGATGCGAGAGCCGGCGGGTCTCGAACATCTCCGCGTAGACGTGGCGTGCGCCCACCAGAAGGTCTCGGGATCGACGCGAGTAGGAAGCTCTGCCCCGCGTTGTCCCGACCTTTATGGGCCGGTGGAGGTCGCGGACGCCGGAGGGCGCGCGCGGCACCGTCGGGCGCCAGCACGGTTGCCCAGATCTGCGGGATGGGCGATACACGCGGCCGAAGGGGTCGTCGAAGAAGTCCGACTGCGCCGCCACGGCGACGCTGATGGACCATCGCTGCAGCCAATGCTGCCGCCGAGGAGGCGCGCGCGTCGCGCATCGTGAAAAGCCTCCAGCAGGGGGCAGCCGCCGAGGGAAGCAGACGGGGACGCGGTCTGGCGGCTGGTGGTGTGGATCACAATGCCTCGTGCATGCAGTCTCTGCAGCATCCGCGGAGAGCCGCTGCGCTGAAGGCCGGCTCACGGCAGCGGCGCTGGCAGCGCCGCTCGGACCGCAACATGCGGCCCCAGACCGCGTCGTAGGGTGGACCTGCGTGGCGGCGCTGTCCCCGCACCATGGAGGCCTGCACGTTTGGCCCGCGAGAGGCCCTGCTCCAAGTTGAAGCCGTTGGCGCGACCGCGGGCGCGCAGCTGCTGGGCGATGTCTCCGCTGCCAGCCCGCGCGCTGCAATGGGCCACCACGCGGCGTGCGGGGTTGCTGTCCACCACGCTCCAGTCAGGGTGTTCGGGGTCCATCCACACGCCCCGCCGAGTGGCTGACGTCGAACTCGGCGCCCAAAAGACGGCTGTCATCACCTTTAACTGCGGAGGCGCGCTTCGGGGCGAGCCAGCGCGTGAGGCTCTCGGCGCTCACCCACTGCACACCGGGGTACGGCGCGATTACCGCGGACCTCACGGCAGCGGATGCCCGCGCGGTCGTGGTCACGCCGCGAGACGGCCACCAGAGACAGGCCCGGCGCCGCGGCCACGAGCAGCATCAGCAGGAGCTTGCGCTTCATCTCACTCGACTATAGCCGCCGGCCGGGCACGAGACAGATATGACGACGATGAACGGAAATGGTATTTCTTGTCATGTTTATCAGGAACCACTCCCCGCGCGCTATGCCAGCATCCTCCACCGCAATGGAAAGGCAATGGCGATGAAACTCGGATTCATGGTTGGTTGCTCGGGCGCTGGTGGAATATTATCGCCAGGGTGAAAGGCCTGGAGCACTGCAGGTGCGTTGGCTGCCAACAGTCTGCCCGTGACTAAGGTGCAAGGAAACCAGGCGCCTGGGTTACGACTCCGTCTGGACCGCCGAGGCGTGGGGCTCGGTGCGTTCTCGCCGTTGGCTTGGATCGGGGCACAGGCCACCAAGATCAAGCTTAGCACCGGCATCAGGCAGATCCCCGGGCGCTCGCCGATTAGCACCGCCATGGCGACTGTGACCATGGACGCGCTCAGCAGAGCCGCTTCATCGCTGGGCCTCCCCAATGGCGGCCTGGTGGTGCGGAGGGCTGGCACGGTCGGGCCAGCAGCCGAGACGCTCACGTGGGTGCGAAATTACGTGACCATCGTGCGCCAGATCTTCAAGCGCGAAGGCGCCGCTTTCGAGTTCGACGGCGTGATGGATCCTTTGGGAACCGGCAGCGCAATTCAGGGCAAGCCGCTGAAGAGCATCCTGCAACATGCAACGTCCCCCCATCTACGTGGGCGCGCTGGCGCAGGAGGCGCAAAAGAGCAGGCCGGTGAGCTGTTGGTGACCGCCTCCTGCTGACCAGCTTCACGGCGGACGACCCCAAGTTCGTGCTCGACAAGCTCAGCGCGGGCTTCTCGCGAAAGTGCGCGGCAAGAGCACTTGGCCGACTTCGGCATCGCCCCCACGGTCGTGGTGGTCACCTCCGACGACCTCGAGGCTGCGCGCATGCCCTCAAGCAGCAGCTCGGCTTCTGCATCGGCGGCATGGGGTCGAAGACCAAGAAGCCACGAGGACTTCTTCGCACTCGGGCTTCGAGGGGAAACGGGTACATCCAGAACCTGTGGTTCGCGGGCAAGCGTCAGGAGGCCATCATGGCCGTCACCGACGAAGATGGTGGACGCCGTGTACCTGAATGGGCAGCAAAGGTTGCGCATCCGCGACCGGTTTCGCGCGCTGGCGCGAGTCGGCGTGGGCACCATGGTGGTGAGCTCCATGGACCTGGACGTGCTGCGCTTCATGGCGGGCTGAACGCCGGTAGCCTACGCTCGCTCGCGAGGGCGCAGGAAGTGTCTCTCGGCGTCCCGCGGGCAACGGAAGCACCAAGCATCAGCAGGTCGGCTGAAAGTTCACCAACCCCGCGCGGGGCGCAAGCCAGAGGGGCTTCGTGGCGGAGCTCTGCGGGAGCCACTGGGCGATGCGGTGGTGGAGCCACAAATCGGGGGCACAGGCGGCGTGGCGCTCGACGAAGCTCGCGAGGCCTGCTTCTGGATCGTCAACCACGCGATCATCAGGCCCTTCTACGACATCGAGTACAACACCGGAAGCCCCCAAGGTGTTTCGCTTCGGCGACTCGAAGGTGGAGGTATCGCTGCCCACGTCGCAGGGCTACCGAGGCTACGCGATGATGCCGCTACTCAACCTGGCCGTGCGGCGGCGCTACCTCTTGGTGGGCGGCCCCGGGCGCGGCTCAAGACGGTGATCGCCACGCTGCTGGGCATCCTCCTCCGGC
The sequence above is a segment of the Sandaracinaceae bacterium genome. Coding sequences within it:
- a CDS encoding LLM class flavin-dependent oxidoreductase, with protein sequence MTKVQGNQAPGLRLRLDRRGVGLGAFSPLAWIGAQATKIKLSTGIRQIPGRSPISTAMATVTMDALSRAASSLGLPNGGLVVRRAGTVGPAAETLTWVRNYVTIVRQIFKREGAAFEFDGVMDPLGTGSAIQGKPLKSILQHATSPHLRGRAGAGGAKEQAGELLVTASC